The Montipora capricornis isolate CH-2021 chromosome 1, ASM3666992v2, whole genome shotgun sequence genome contains a region encoding:
- the LOC138053751 gene encoding galanin receptor 2a-like, whose protein sequence is MTVNQSWPISLNNSFVNHTGENPSAVYIFTPAGFRAKLVLCFMFTSMTVTGILGNLLLLLYLRNDNLKKRENLRGRMYSSCFMKNLHLSLRNLALSDLFTSIFLPFTCIQVSFDVFQSGWTCKMVRYSAIVFVFTTINIMVVISLEKYLSTRKTPRTSSVSSVTKMMKVAWILGIIWAGLSSVTFEGQRKDINATHFTIICMYRKHFYPFPMMFIIISVQFVAPYLFITFANVSLVTAMWRRSHRTLACNSVNDALKAKLIALRIRGITLVVTIAITNLIINFFYISFLVYNQISQSSLDFQTDYTLRYASAAIGQLNSSTNVVIYFVQMKDFRKFLKKLFCPRDNNIQNREF, encoded by the coding sequence ATGACAGTTAACCAATCGTGGCCAATTTCTCTGAACAACAGCTTTGTAAACCACACGGGGGAAAATCCATCAGCAGTTTACATTTTTACCCCGGCGGGATTCAGGGCGAAGCTTGTCCTATGCTTTATGTTCACTTCCATGACAGTGACAGGAATTTTGGGCAACTTGCTTCTTCTCCTTTACCTGCGAAATGACAATCTGAAGAAACGTGAGAATTTAAGAGGCCGAATGTATTCAAGCTGCTTTATGAAGAACTTACATTTATCCCTGAGGAACTTAGCTCTGTCCGACTTATTCACGAGTATATTTCTTCCTTTTACGTGCATTCAAGTATCATTCGATGTCTTCCAAAGTGGTTGGACTTGCAAGATGGTGCGATACTCTGCCATAGTTTTCGTATTCACCACCATTAACATTATGGTCGTGATCAGCTTAGAAAAGTACTTGTCCACAAGAAAAACACCAAGAACTTCCAGCGTCTCTTCAGTGACTAAAATGATGAAGGTTGCTTGGATCTTGGGAATCATATGGGCAGGTCTTTCTTCCGTGACTTTCGAGGGGCAAAGAAAGGATATCAACGCCACTCATTTCACTATCATCTGCATGTATCGGAAACACTTTTATCCCTTTCCAATGATGTTCATTATCATCTCCGTGCAATTCGTTGCACCATACCTATTCATAACGTTCGCCAACGTTTCCTTGGTCACGGCAATGTGGAGAAGAAGTCACAGAACGCTTGCCTGCAATTCGGTTAATGATGCACTGAAGGCCAAGTTAATAGCCCTTAGAATCCGAGGAATCACCCTTGTTGTTACCATCGCGATCACAAATTTGATTATTAACTTTTTCTATATCTCATTCCTGGTTTATAACCAGATCTCCCAGTCATCTCTGGATTTTCAGACAGACTATACTTTGCGATACGCAAGCGCGGCCATTGGCCAGTTGAATAGCTCGACGAATGTCGTAATTTACTTCGTTCAGATGAAAGATTTTCGTAAATTCTTGAAAAAGCTCTTTTGCCCAAGGGATAACAACATACAGAATAGAGagttttag
- the LOC138053757 gene encoding formimidoyltransferase-cyclodeaminase-like, whose translation MGKIIECVPNFSEGRNKEVIDAIAQAIASVEGCSLLDVDPGMSTNRTVYTFVGSPESVVEGALNGARCAMQLIDMTRHHGEHKRLGALDVCPFIPVQGATMDDCVQCAKMFGERAALELGIPVYLYGYASNKDYRKTVPQIRAGEYEGLSEKIKKEEWKPDYGPVEFLPTWGATIAGARKFLIAYNINILGTKEQAHRLALNLRAQGRGPDQPGRLAEVQGMGWYLDEANLAQVSLNLLDYHQTNIHTAFEECVKDAKDLKLAVCGSQIVGLVPLGAMLLAADHFIENENLFILCEDQKIRLVIERLGLSSVTPFDPKTRIIEYLVDSTEDGPLVSLPLRQFIYSLGSRSSAPGGGSASAAMAAMGVALATMVGWLSYGNKKFESLDSQMRCLIPPLRQAMLDFIPMIDADTKAFSGFMEAKKLPKGTPEEEKVREKALQDGLRNAVQVPLLVIRTATKVWNPMVELAKVGNVNSKSDLQVGARSLETAVWGAFYNVKINLNDITDETFTKQVLEEAHSSLETAQEKCKEILNILDKRKS comes from the exons ATGGGTAAAATCATAGAATGTGTTCCGAATTTTTCCGAAGGACGAAACAAAGAAGTGATTGACGCTATAGCGCAAGCTATTGCCTCAGTGGAAGGATGTTCTCTTCTTGACGTGGACCCAGGGATGTCCACAAACAGGACAGTGTACACGTTCGTCGGTTCACCTGAGAGCGTGGTAGAAGGTGCTCTGAATGGAGCGAGGTGTGCAATGCAGTTAATCGACATGACAAGGCATCACG GGGAACACAAAAGACTTGGTGCATTGGATGTGTGTCCATTTATCCCTGTCCAAGGTGCAACCATGGATGACTGTGTACAATGTGCAAAAATGTTTGGAGAGAGGGCAGCTTTAGAGCTCGGTATTCCAG TTTATTTGTATGGTTATGCATCCAACAAAGACTATCGGAAAACTGTACCCCAGATCAGGGCAGGGGAGTATGAAGGACTCTCTGAAAAG ATCAAAAAAGAAGAATGGAAACCAGACTATGGCCCTGTGGAGTTCCTTCCCACATGGGGAGCCACTATAGCAGGTGCAAGAAAGTTCTTGATTGCATACAATATTAACATCTTAGGCACAAAGGAGCAAGCACATCGGCTGGCTCTGAACCTACGAGCACAAGGAAGGGGGCCAGATCAG CCTGGCCGTCTTGCAGAGGTACAGGGTATGGGATGGTACCTGGATGAAGCAAATCTTGCACAGGTGTCTTTAAACTTGTTGGATTACCATCAGACTAACATACACACTGCTTTTGAGGAATGTGTGAAGGATGCAAAG GACTTAAAGCTTGCAGTTTGTGGATCGCAAATTGTTGGCCTTGTTCCTCTGGGTGCCATGCTTTTAGCTGCAGACCACTTCATTGAAAATGAAAACCTTTTCATACTTTGCGAAGATCAAAAGATCCGCTTG GTCATAGAAAGACTTGGCCTGAGCTCAGTTACTCCTTTTGATCCCAAAACAAGAATAATTGA GTACCTGGTGGATAGTACCGAGGATGGGCCTTTGGTGTCATTGCCTCTACGGCAATTTATCTATAGTCTTGGATCACGCTCGTCTGCTCCTGGAGGGGGATCGGCATCTGCCGCCATGGCAGCCATG GGTGTTGCCCTAGCAACTATGGTCGGCTGGCTTTCCTACGGAAACAAGAAATTCGAATCACTGGACTCACAGATGAGGTGTCTTATTCCTCCCTTGAGGCAAGCAATGCTGGACTTCATACCAATGATTGACGCTGATACGAAGGCATTTAGTGGATTCATG gAAGCAAAGAAACTGCCCAAGGGTACACCGGAGGAGGAAAAAGT GCGTGAAAAGGCGTTACAAGATGGACTCAGAAATGCTGTCCAAGTTCCTCTCCTTGTCATCAGAACTGCGACCAAAGTGTGGAACCCGATGGTGGAGCTAGCAAAGGTCGGAAACGTAAACAGCAAATCTGATCTTCAG GTTGGTGCTCGCAGTCTTGAAACAGCCGTGTGGGGAGCGTTTTATAACGTTAAGATCAACTTGAACGACATTACTGATGAAACATTTACCAAGCAG GTTCTTGAAGAAGCTCATTCCTCTTTAGAGACCGCGCAGGAAAAATGCAAAGAGATACTAAATATCCTCGACAAAAGAAAGTCTTGA